One segment of Anguilla anguilla isolate fAngAng1 chromosome 1, fAngAng1.pri, whole genome shotgun sequence DNA contains the following:
- the LOC118231352 gene encoding nuclear export mediator factor NEMF-like: MKSRFNTVDIRAVIAEINANFLGMRVNNIYDIDNKTYLIRLQKPDSKAVLLLESGIRIHSTEFEWPKNMMPSGFAMKCRKHLKSRRMVMVRQLGVDRIVDLQFGSDEAAYHLIIELYDRGNIVLTDHEYMILNLLRFRTAEAEDVKIAVRERYPVESARAPEPLISLERLTEILSSDTKGEQVKRILNPHLPYGATLIEHCLIEVGLSGFVKLDSQFDIAQDALKVLEALQMAEEYMEKSANFSGKGYIVQKCEKKPSLAPDKPPEDLLTYEEFHPFLFAQHAKSPYVEYESFDKAVDEFYSKMESQKIDVKALQQEKQALKKLDNVRKDHMQRLESLHQAQEVDRVKGELVEMNLAMVDRALQVVQSALANQVDWTEIGLIVKEAQAAGDPVACAIKELKLQTNHITMLLRNPYIGSDEEGEEEEEAEEEPNESEGQKGKKKKNKNKVQKTKVQKNKPMLVEVDLSLSAHANAKKYYDHKRSAAKKEQKTVEAAQKAFKSAEKKTKQTLKEVQTVTTIQKARKVYWFEKFLWFISSENYLIIAGRDQQQNEMIVKRYLKTGDIYVHADLHGATSCVIKNPTGQPIPPRTLTEAGTMAVCYSAAWDAKVITSAWWVHHHQVSKTAPTGEYLTTGSFMIRGKKNFLPPSYLMMGFGFLFKVDEQSLWRHRDERKVKTVEEDMESVTSSTADLLIDGEELIGDDSSNEGEGDTEEQGEEDNGVKEGEGVGEEPITEELEEEGNGQDSNEPESLLKESKEAEDSEGESDHQEASEGEEEDGEEEGNNAEVKAEEDGEEISFPDTTISLSHLQSSRGLQSVSSGFKQQSSNQSDVDLQGRKHLTAKQRRDMKKKKKPQDGSDDQEHTETKGEESAAANQDKKNAAKGGDSQQPLKRGQKNKMKKIKDKYKDQDEEDRELRMKLLGSAGSNKEEKVKKGKKGKVKGEPVVRKVPQKPAHNPRPQGGAVKRPEPQAGEEESPAAGEQEQDEKEADDPEQDNPGAEEGESLLVSLTGQPHSEDVLLFAVPVCGPYTALTNYKHKVKLTPGTQKKGKAARTAVFSFMKSKESTAREKDLFRSVKDTDLSRNIPGKVKVSAPNLLAAKKK, from the exons ATGAAAAGCAGATTTAATACAGTGGATATAAGGGCTGTCATCGCCGAGATCAATGCCAA CTTCCTTGGTATGAGAGTGAACAACATCTATGACATCGACAATAAGACTTATTTAATCCGTCTGCAAAA GCCTGACTCCAAGGCTGTGCTGTTGCTGGAGTCTGGAATACGCATTCACTCAACAGAGTTTGAATGGCCCAAAAATATGATGCCCTCTGGCTTTGCCATGAAA TGCCGAAAACACCTGAAGTCCCGGCGGATGGTGATGGTGAGACAGCTGGGAGTGGACAGGATCGTGGACCTCCAGTTTGGCTCAGACGAAGCTGCCTACCACCTGATAATTGAGCTTTATGACAGG GGAAACATTGTCCTGACAGACCATGAGTATATGATCCTGAACCTGCTGCGTTTTCGCACGGCTGAAGCTGAGGATGTGAAAATCGCAGTTAGGGAGAGATACCCTGTAGAGAGCGCCAGGGCCCCAGAGCCCCTTATCAGCCTGGAAAG gctcACTGAAATCCTGTCTAGTGACACTAAAGGAGAGCAAGTGAAACGGATCCTCAATCCACACCTTC cATATGGGGCCACCCTGATTGAGCACTGCCTGATAGAGGTGGGCCTCTCTGGCTTTGTGAAATTGGACAGCCAGTTTGACATTGCTCAAG aTGCTCTGAAGGTTCTGGAAGCTCTTCAGATGGCAGAAGAGTACATGGAGAAATCAGCAAACTTCAGTGGGAAA GGCTACATTGtccagaaatgtgaaaagaagccAAGTTTAGCACCAGACAAGCCTCCAGAGGATTTGCTTAC GTATGAGGAGTTCCACCCCTTTTTGTTTGCCCAACATGCCAAGAGCCCCTATGTGGAGTATGAGTCGTTTGACAAG GCAGTGGATGAGTTCTACTCGAAGATGGAGAGCCAGAAGATTGATGTGAAGGCCCTTCAGCAGGAGAAGCAGGCTCTGAAGAAACTGGACAACGTGAGGAAGGACCATATGCAGCGACTGGAGTCATTGCACCAAGCCCAG GAGGTGGATAGGGTGAAGGGTGAGCTGGTGGAGATGAACCTAGCCATGGTGGACCGGGCGCTGCAGGTAGTGCAGAGTGCGCTGGCCAACCAGGTGGACTGGACAGAGATTGGCCTGATTGTGAAGGAGGCCCAGGCCGCCGGTGACCCTGTGGCGTGCGCCATTAAGGAGCTGAAGCTGCAGACCAACCACATCACCATGCTACTGCG GAATCCATACATTGGCTCGGAtgaggagggagaagaggaggaggaggcggaggaggaacCAAACGAGAGTGAGGGGCAgaaagggaagaagaagaagaacaagaacaaagTTCAAAAGACCAAagtgcagaaaaacaaacccaTGCTGGTCGAGGTGGACCTCAGCCTGTCGGCCCATGCCAATGCAAAGAA ATACTATGACCACAAGCGGAGCGCGGCGAAGAAGGAGCAGAAAACAGTGGAGGCCGCACAGAAG GCTTTTAAGTCTGCAGAGAAGAAGACCAAGCAAACGCTAAAAGAGGTTCAAACTGTGACAACCATTCAGAAGGCCAGGAAAGTCTACTG GTTTGAGAAGTTTCTGTGGTTCATCAGTTCTGAGAATTACCTCATCATCGCAGGGCGGGACCAGCAGCAGAACGAGATGATCGTCAAACGATACTTGAagacag GTGACATCTACGTCCACGCCGACCTCCATGGCGCCACCAGCTGCGTCATCAAGAACCCGACAG GTCAGCCCATTCCTCCGCGCACGCTGACGGAGGCGGGCACCATGGCAGTGTGCTACAGTGCAGCCTGGGATGCCAAGGTCATCACCAGTGCCTGGTGGGTGCACCATCACCAG GTGTCGAAGACAGCCCCCACTGGAGAGTACCTGACCACTGGTAGCTTCATGATCAGAG GGAAGAAGAACTTTCTGCCCCCCTCCTATCTCATGATGGGATTCGGCTTCCTCTTTAAG GTGGATGAGCAGAGCCTGTGGAGACACCGAGACGAGAGGAAGGTGAAGACTGTGGAGGAGGACATGGAGTCGGTGACCAGCAGCACTGCAGACCTGCTTATCGATGGCGAGGAGCTCATCG GTGATGACAGTAGCAACGAGGGAGAAGGTGACACTGAAGAGCAGGGAGAAGAAGACAATGGGGTGAAGGAAGGAGAAGGGGTAGGAGAAGAACCCATTACAGAAGAGTTGGAAGAGGAAGGGAATGGGCAGGATTCCAATGAGCCGGAGAGTCTGCTGAAGGAATCCAAGGAAGCAGAAGATTCAGAGGGAGAGTCTGACCACCAGGAGGCGtcagagggggaggaagaggatggagaggaggaggggaacaaTGCAGAAGTGAAGGCTGAGGAGGATGGGGAGGAGATAAGTTTTCCTGACACCACCATCTCCCTGTCCCACCTGCAATCATCCAG GGGCCTCCAGAGTGTATCTTCTGGCTTCAAACAGCAGTCATCCAATCAG TCTGACGTGGATTTGCAGGGGAGAAAACACCTGACGGCTAAGCAGCGAAG agatatgaaaaaaaagaagaaaccgCAGGATGGCAGTGACGACCAGGAACACACAGAGACCAAAGGCGAGGAGtcagctgcagccaatcaggacaaaAAGAATGCTGCCAAAGGCGGAGACTCCCAGCAGCCTTTGAAGAGAGGCCAAAAG AACAAGATGAAGAAAATCAAGGACAAGTATAAGGACCAGGATGAAGAGGACAGGGAGTTGCGCATGAAACTGCTGGGG TCTGCAGGATCCAATAAGGAAGAGAAGGTGAAAAAGGGCAAGAAGGGGAAGGTGAAAGGGGAACCAGTGGTCCGGAAAGTTCCCCAGAAACCAGCACACAATCCCCGGCCACAGGGAGGTGCTGTGAAAAGACCAGAACCCCaggctggagaggaggagagtcCAGCAGCTGGGGAACAGGAACAAGACGAGAAG GAGGCTGATGACCCGGAACAGGACAACCCTGGAGCAGAG GAGGGAGAGAGTTTGCTGGTCTCTCTAACAGGCCAGCCTCACTCGGAAGACGTTCTGCTCTTTGCTGTGCCTGTTTGCGGCCCTTACACTGCCCTCACCAACTACAA GCACAAAGTAAAGTTGACTCCAGGTACACAGAAGAAGGGAAAAG CGGCCCGAACGGCAGTGTTTAGCTTCATGAAATCCAAGGAGTCCACGGCCAGAGAGAAAGACCTTTTCCGCAGCGTTAAG gaCACAGATTTATCGAGGAACATCCCTGGCAAAGTAAAGGTATCAGCACCCAATCTGCTGGCGGCGAAGAAGAAATGA